From one Mytilus edulis chromosome 1, xbMytEdul2.2, whole genome shotgun sequence genomic stretch:
- the LOC139522993 gene encoding uncharacterized protein, with translation MSYWLRSANMQPQNAVIMDQPIMEEVHVQPENQPHPPVENQPPPPPPVEIQPLVLQDQPPLVPVQPPPVQASASGQGSNRPAPPGFSNSKIMVNLKHYNGDTDAVQWWASFLAYITLQRMAEWEAILVLPFYLCGIAEQWFEMIDSTTKASLVNIKLSFLNRFKQHKQEDIGLTYLRQQENEPVDQYLHRALNYNKTNSVSEQFLVKLAYRGLKPKIQQIVVPQNPVSMSDLLSKSITAEMTVNMVQPQQSSVENSILKAVSSIEDKIMDKISSRLDSIAAISSNKQQSDYVPYNQRNNHVTNFQNSQSFQVPTYNDRQPMMPVQRQRPVMNNGPPGSCIGCGHSLTIWNSLLLTYIVLLSMFSVGATTSSPQDVIQRLNYGVVFRPDSKMYLAKEAWLHTFQIDIPRPREIHISKLPICSYKNHSSICSSMNSMRHFIQHLHDSMEHDLKETIQAIRILVPQTKLFESNRNGRAILPFIGSMAKGLFGLATMSDVQLLANHINALNAKSRSITQALQQHSDHLSSFVKVIDKRTSNLMQGIKDNSLEIQTIAHSFQLAIVSSEQSMVNISQILITLTNNFNVLKSNLLQLQNAFQSLVEGRISPFLIPKHDFSRTLHQIQSTLNKKYPGFYLTHSHPSYYYTTSNFIFTRNFSSLFITVQFPVSSHAQPLQLYKIISLPVPTPTNKTTKHATKLLDLPQYLALTYQHDYYLPLSTDDLTNCVHGPIVFCSFNKALIPITVPDCPLALFQNNVKQVSRLCNFRFLENHLSHDIIELTPTSVLVYDSEELDLVCPQSQRKIPGCTFCVINIPCKCSLSTRKLYFSPRLVDCYESSSNFSIFHPVNLALVQEFFDEKRFTSLLADSLFTTPVQLAIPDFSFYNHSMSKILAADTKTHLSLKKIAVAAKKDKMIFKTLTEPLLSGDISLQSSWLDTNTIVSFCSLGIAILSLFAFAFLFCKTRKIAMTMTFMQQMSHTKSQSVPSFIYVKPTQLPQAEQDDIMNRVKSFFSSEFSWVHASVILSILVLFFLLFVICYLYKSKHNRCTSLVLEVTCGGDCVVIPILDLSLCPSYYGFSRPSVLDLTVASFPSCKMFAVWSSFEVTNKLTQKFVNIPTTLTLSFLQSYRIKKVLAQPFNAYIYVTHQGFATMLSQPANVSKQTVQALAADSDSLYPSLLA, from the exons ATGAGCTACTGGTTAAGATCTGCTAACATGCAACCTCAAAATGCAGTTATAATGGACCAACCCATCATGGAAGAAGTACATGTTCAGCCAGAGAACCAACCACATCCACCTGTTGAAAATCAGCCACCACCACCTCCACCTGTTGAGATTCAGCCACTAGTATTGCAGGACCAACCACCACTGGTTCCAGTGCAGCCACCACCAGTTCAGGCCTCAGCTTCAGGGCAGGGTAGCAATAGACCCGCGCCCCCAGGTTTTTCAAACTCAAAGATCATGGTAAACTTAAAGCATTACAATGGTGACACTGATGCCGTTCAGTGGTGGGCAAGTTTTCTTGCCTACATTACCCTTCAGCGAATGGCAGAATGGGAGGCAATTCTTGTACTACCTTTTTATTTATGTGGCATTGCCGAACAATGGTTTGAAATGATTGATTCAACCACAAAAGCCTCGTTGGTTAACATAAAACTATCCTTTCTCAACCGttttaaacaacacaaacaagAAGACATTGGTCTTACTTATCTCCGCCAACAAGAAAATGAACCGGTTGATCAATATCTACACAGAGccttaaattacaataaaacGAACAGTGTTTCAGAACAATTTTTAGTAAAACTTGCTTATAGAGGTTTGAAACCAAAAATTCAACAGATAGTTGTACCACAAAATCCTGTGTCAATGTCTGACTTACTCAGCAAATCGATTACAGCTGAAATGACCGTCAATATGGTACAACCTCAACAATCAAGTGTTGAAAATTCTATACTTAAAGCGGTTTCATCCATTGAAGATAAAATTATGGACAAAATTTCTTCTAGATTAGACTCTATAGCCGCAATTAGTTCCAACAAACAACAGTCTGATTATGTGCCTTATAATCAAAGAAATAACCATGTTACTAACTTTCAAAATTCACAATCTTTTCAGGTGCCTACTTACAATGACCGCCAGCCAATGATGCCAGTTCAGAGACAAAGACCAGTAATGAATAATGGTCCACCTGGATCCTGTATTGGGTGTG GCCACTCTTTGACTATTTGGAACAGTCTCCTTCTCACCTATATAGTCCTTTTAAGTATGTTTTCTGTTGGTGCCACAACCTCATCTCCCCAAGATGTTATCCAAAGACTCAACTATGGAGTAGTGTTTCGCCCAGATTCAAAGATGTACCTAGCCAAAGAAGCATGGCTACACACATTCCAAATAGATATACCAAGACCCAGAGAAATTCACATTTCTAAATTACCAATTTGTTCATACAAGAACCACTCCAGTATATGTTCGTCAATGAACAGTATGAGACATTTTATCCAGCATTTACACGACTCAATGGAACATGATTTGAAAGAAACAATACAAGCAATTAGAATATTAGTTCCTCAGACTAAATTATTTGAGTCAAATAGAAATGGTCGTGCCATTCTCCCTTTTATTGGCTCAATGGCCAAAGGTTTATTTGGATTGGCAACAATGAGTGATGTTCAGTTGTTGGCCAATCACATAAATGCTTTAAACGCAAAATCAAGAAGTATCACTCAAGCTCTCCAGCAACATAGTGATCACCTTTCATCTTTTGTGAAAGTGATCGATAAAAGAACATCCAATTTAATgcagggtataaaagacaattcaTTAGAAATTCAGACAATTGCCCATTCATTTCAATTAGCAATAGTTTCGTCGGAACAATCCATGGTGAATATTTCACAGATTCTAATCACCCTAACtaacaattttaatgttttgaaatcTAACTTACTTCAGTTACAGAATGCTTTTCAATCCTTGGTAGAAGGACGAATTTCACCTTTCCTCATTCCAAAGCATGATTTTTCTCGCACACTTCACCAAATTCAGAGCACATTAAACAAGAAGTACCCTGGTTTCTACTTAACACATTCTCATCCTTCATACTATTACACTACATCCAACTTTATATTTACCCGTAATTTCTCATCTCTTTTCATCACGGTTCAATTTCCAGTATCCTCACATGCACAACCTCTTCAACTCTATAAAATCATATCTTTACCTGTACCAACCCCTACTAATAAGACTACTAAGCATGCTACTAAATTGTTAGATTTACCACAATACCTTGCACTAACCTATCAGCATgattattatctccccttatctACTGATGACCTAACTAATTGTGTGCATGGACCTATTGTTTTCTGTAGTTTTAATAAGGCACTCATTCCTATAACTGTTCCTGATTGTCCCCTTGCATTGTTCCAAAATAATGTCAAACAGGTATCAAGACTTTGCAATTTTAGGTTTCTAGAAAATCACCTTTCTCATGATATTATTGAGTTAACACCAACTTCGGTGCTTGTTTACGACAGTGAAGAATTGGACTTAGTTTGTCCTCAAAGCCAAAGAAAGATACCTGGGTGCACATTCTGTGTTATCAACATACCCTGCAAATGTTCATTGTCAACTAGGAAACTATATTTTTCTCCCAGATTAGTTGATTGTTATGAGTCAAGttcaaatttttcaatttttcatccaGTTAATTTAGCCCTTGTACAGGAATTTTTCGATGAAAAGCGATTTACCTCCCTTTTAGCAGATTCTCTTTTTACTACTCCTGTACAATTAGCAATCCcagatttttctttttataaccaTAGTATGTCAAAGATTTTAGCAGCAGACACAAAGACCCATTTAAGTTTAAAGAAAATAGCTGTTGCTGCTAAAAAGgataaaatgatttttaaaactttaactgaaCCCCTGTTGTCTGGAGATATAAGCTTGCAGTCTTCTTGGCTGGATACAAATACTATTGTTAGTTTTTGTTCACTTGGCATTGCTATTCTTTCACTTTTTGCTTTcgcatttttattttgtaaaacaagaAAGATAGCAATGACCATGACATTTATGCAACAAATGTCGCACACCAAGTCTCAGAGTGTACCCtcttttatttatgttaaacCAACTCAGCTTCCTCAAGCGGAGCAAGATGATATTATGAATAGAGTTAAGTCATTTTTCTCATCAGAATTTTCATGGGTACACGCTTCTGTTATTTTGAGtattttagttttattctttttgttatttgtaataTGTTATTTGTACAAATCAAAGCACAATCGTTGTACCTCATTAGTTTTGGAAGTAACCTGTGGTGGCGACTGTGTTGTCATCCCAATATTAGATTTATCCTTGTGCCCATCTTACTACGGATTTTCAAGACCATCGGTCTTAGATTTGACTGTTGCCTCATTCCCCTCATGTAAAATGTTCGCAGTGTGGTCATCATTTGAAGTTACAAACAAGCTTACTCAAAAGTTTGTCAACATTCCGACCACACTTACCCTAAGTTTTCTTCAATCTTATAGAATTAAGAAAGTTTTGGCACAGCCATTTAATGCCTATATTTATGTGACACATCAAGGTTTCGCTACTATGTTGAGTCAGCCAGCAAATGTTTCTAAGCAAACAGTTCAAGCATTAGCAGCTGATTCAGATTCACTATATCCTAGTCTTTTAGCATGA